Proteins encoded in a region of the Chthonomonadales bacterium genome:
- a CDS encoding alpha-N-arabinofuranosidase, whose product MESVQRVVVVPGEPIGVINPYLHGQFAEHLGELVYPGICVDPDCGIPNTHGIRDDVVAALKPLGVPVLRWPGGCFADDYRWRDGIGPVERRPLRLNRHWGLAPEPNRFGTHEFVAFCRAIGAEPYFAANLGSGTPADLRDWAEYCNQGGPSALADERRANGAEEPFGVRLWGIGNENWACGGDMSPERYAEEFCRFRSYLSAYSGTAPQAIACGPNGPDWAWTRRFLRHMREHYGNRLGAVQGFAAHYYCGTAGTATEFTEAQWLELLAKARAVEGVILGTRSIMDEMDPERRVRLLLDEWGTWHPVEAGKPAGGLYQQNTMRDACVAALSLDVFHNHADKLYMANIAQLINVLQALLLVDGDRCLRTPTYHVFDLYRAHRGGQAVRFESLAEAVSDGGEAAEHCRRCYLAGSAPPLRAVHGSASVLGGALCLTAVNTHPSCAIELEVALVGAAWDEVEYVALAADDIRAHNTFDAPDRVRLSARRSLAVGAGGPLRVAMDPASVVRLRGRLH is encoded by the coding sequence ATGGAGAGCGTTCAGCGCGTCGTGGTGGTGCCGGGAGAGCCCATAGGCGTCATCAACCCGTACCTGCACGGCCAGTTCGCCGAGCATCTTGGCGAGCTCGTCTACCCGGGCATCTGCGTGGATCCGGACTGCGGCATCCCGAACACGCACGGCATCCGCGACGACGTGGTCGCCGCGCTGAAGCCGCTGGGCGTGCCAGTGCTACGGTGGCCGGGCGGTTGCTTCGCCGATGACTACCGGTGGCGTGACGGCATCGGCCCCGTCGAGCGCCGGCCCCTGCGCCTGAACCGCCACTGGGGGTTGGCTCCGGAGCCCAACCGCTTCGGCACGCACGAGTTCGTTGCCTTCTGCCGCGCCATCGGCGCCGAGCCCTACTTCGCGGCCAACCTCGGCTCCGGGACGCCCGCCGACCTGCGGGACTGGGCGGAGTACTGCAACCAGGGCGGCCCCTCCGCGCTGGCTGACGAGCGGCGCGCCAACGGAGCCGAGGAGCCGTTCGGCGTGCGCCTGTGGGGCATCGGCAACGAGAACTGGGCGTGCGGCGGCGACATGAGCCCGGAGCGGTACGCGGAGGAGTTCTGCCGCTTTCGGAGCTACCTCTCCGCCTACTCCGGCACGGCGCCGCAGGCCATCGCCTGCGGCCCGAACGGACCTGATTGGGCGTGGACGCGCCGCTTTCTGCGCCACATGCGGGAGCACTACGGGAACCGTCTGGGGGCGGTGCAGGGGTTCGCGGCGCACTACTACTGCGGCACCGCGGGCACCGCGACCGAGTTCACCGAGGCGCAGTGGCTGGAGTTGCTCGCGAAGGCGCGCGCCGTGGAGGGCGTCATCCTCGGCACGCGCTCCATCATGGACGAGATGGACCCGGAGCGCCGTGTCCGGCTCCTGCTGGATGAGTGGGGGACCTGGCACCCGGTGGAGGCCGGAAAGCCGGCGGGCGGACTGTACCAGCAGAACACGATGCGCGACGCCTGCGTGGCCGCTCTCTCGCTCGACGTGTTTCACAACCACGCCGACAAGCTATACATGGCCAACATCGCCCAGCTCATCAACGTGCTGCAGGCGCTGCTGCTCGTCGACGGTGACCGGTGTCTGCGGACGCCAACTTACCACGTGTTCGACCTCTACCGTGCGCATCGCGGCGGGCAGGCCGTGCGCTTCGAGTCCCTGGCCGAGGCCGTCAGCGACGGCGGCGAGGCCGCCGAGCACTGCCGCCGCTGCTACCTGGCGGGCTCCGCTCCACCGCTGCGGGCGGTGCACGGCTCCGCGAGCGTTCTCGGCGGCGCGCTGTGCCTGACGGCGGTCAACACGCATCCGTCGTGCGCGATCGAGCTCGAGGTGGCGTTGGTCGGCGCGGCCTGGGACGAGGTCGAGTACGTGGCGCTGGCGGCCGACGACATCCGTGCGCACAACACCTTCGACGCGCCGGACCGGGTTCGGCTCTCGGCCCGGCGCTCCCTTGCCGTCGGCGCGGGCGGCCCGCTCCGCGTCGCGATGGACCCCGCCAGCGTGGTCCGCCTGCGCGGCCGCCTGCACTGA
- a CDS encoding right-handed parallel beta-helix repeat-containing protein has product MNAPIVPVDGMEIRADTVLADGVHYLPHGITIAADGVTLDGRGALLVGAGREGTGVRVEGRHDVTVRGVRLRGYYHGLRARACRGLTLASCEVADTAEVPPNTVFLDIWLDAEQSYGGGILLHEVTDSRVVENDLQHQQSGLLTYDCARLTVLRNQANYNSGYGIHLSHTCDSLFEENSADYCCRFEPREGGRHYGHMGADATGFLAVRASCRNVFRRNTARLGGDGFFLAGLAPDGTTCGCDDNLFEENDGSLSPNIAFEATFCRGNVFRGNYADRGNYGFWLGFSWDCLLEDNRMLMNRQAGVAVENGHLMTVRGNALQANGHGILLWSRHNEQFARAYPESLTSHHWTIERNVMTRNVKGIRIAADQDHGIRDLPEDKRGGEAARPSDHVLRGNDIQDNRVGVELVRADRTVLEGNILNRNVEANLRQDDAAGTVARNNLGSAGGYL; this is encoded by the coding sequence ATGAATGCGCCCATCGTGCCTGTCGACGGCATGGAGATCCGGGCCGATACCGTCCTGGCGGACGGGGTCCACTACCTGCCCCACGGCATCACCATCGCCGCCGACGGCGTGACGCTGGACGGCCGTGGGGCGCTGCTGGTCGGCGCCGGGCGCGAGGGGACCGGCGTCCGCGTGGAGGGTCGGCACGACGTCACCGTGCGTGGCGTGCGCCTGCGAGGCTACTACCACGGGCTGCGCGCTCGCGCCTGCCGCGGTCTGACCCTCGCGAGCTGCGAGGTCGCGGACACCGCCGAGGTGCCGCCGAACACCGTGTTCCTCGACATATGGCTCGACGCCGAGCAGTCCTACGGCGGCGGCATCCTGCTGCACGAGGTGACGGACAGCCGGGTGGTGGAGAACGACCTTCAGCACCAGCAGAGCGGGCTGCTTACCTACGACTGCGCCCGCCTGACCGTTCTTCGCAACCAGGCCAACTACAACAGCGGCTACGGCATCCACCTGAGCCATACCTGCGATAGCCTCTTCGAGGAGAACAGCGCGGACTACTGCTGCCGGTTCGAGCCGCGCGAGGGCGGGCGTCACTATGGGCACATGGGGGCGGACGCGACCGGCTTCCTGGCCGTGCGCGCCTCCTGCCGGAACGTCTTTCGCCGCAACACGGCGCGCCTGGGCGGCGACGGCTTCTTCCTGGCCGGGCTGGCGCCGGACGGCACGACGTGCGGCTGCGACGACAACCTCTTCGAGGAGAACGACGGCTCGCTGAGCCCCAACATCGCCTTCGAGGCTACCTTCTGTCGCGGCAACGTGTTCCGGGGCAACTACGCCGACCGCGGCAACTATGGCTTCTGGCTCGGCTTCTCCTGGGATTGCCTCCTCGAGGACAACCGCATGCTCATGAACCGGCAGGCCGGAGTCGCGGTGGAGAACGGTCACCTCATGACCGTGCGCGGCAACGCGTTGCAGGCGAACGGCCACGGCATCCTCCTCTGGAGCCGCCACAACGAGCAGTTCGCCCGGGCCTATCCGGAGAGCCTCACGAGCCACCACTGGACGATCGAGAGGAACGTTATGACGCGCAACGTGAAGGGCATTCGCATCGCCGCCGACCAGGACCACGGCATTCGTGACCTGCCCGAGGACAAGCGCGGCGGCGAGGCGGCCCGGCCTAGCGACCACGTCCTGCGCGGCAACGATATCCAGGACAACCGCGTGGGCGTGGAGCTCGTCCGCGCCGACCGCACCGTGCTGGAGGGCAACATCCTGAACCGCAACGTGGAGGCCAACCTGCGCCAGGACGACGCGGCCGGGACGGTGGCCCGCAACAACCTCGGATCCGCGGGCGGGTACCTCTGA
- a CDS encoding class I SAM-dependent methyltransferase — translation MSLVFRSDDLETYRMEYADPHRTIEPPEREIAVVEGALDALARAGILPHARYDRDRFEAHRAAVADLFEIPWTAITPRMQRLLYAINAIAQPANMIAAGVFCGNTFISNAGAAVGPGAAYTAEALLGVEIKPAEAERAERNMRRVDPTGVAHVVAADAVDVVRDFPGPIDLLYLDADGDRERGKGIYQDILDAAYPKLPPGALVLAHNSLNCAERLRHYLAFVRDSRNMRASLNVLFDVEGLEVSAR, via the coding sequence ATGTCGCTCGTGTTCCGATCCGATGACCTCGAGACCTACCGAATGGAGTACGCCGATCCGCATCGCACAATCGAGCCTCCCGAACGCGAGATCGCTGTTGTCGAGGGTGCCCTCGATGCGCTGGCGCGGGCCGGCATTCTGCCGCATGCGCGGTACGACCGGGATCGGTTCGAGGCGCACCGCGCGGCGGTGGCCGATCTGTTCGAGATCCCGTGGACGGCCATCACGCCGCGCATGCAGCGCCTGCTCTACGCGATCAATGCCATCGCGCAGCCGGCGAACATGATCGCCGCTGGCGTGTTCTGCGGCAACACCTTCATCTCCAACGCGGGCGCGGCCGTTGGTCCCGGCGCCGCCTACACGGCCGAGGCCCTGCTCGGCGTCGAGATCAAGCCGGCCGAGGCGGAGCGCGCCGAGCGCAACATGAGGCGCGTCGACCCGACGGGAGTCGCGCATGTGGTCGCCGCCGACGCCGTGGACGTGGTGCGCGACTTCCCCGGGCCCATCGACCTGCTCTATCTGGATGCCGACGGCGACCGCGAGCGCGGAAAAGGAATCTACCAGGACATCCTTGACGCCGCCTATCCCAAGCTGCCTCCGGGCGCCCTGGTGCTCGCACACAACAGCCTCAACTGCGCCGAGCGGCTTCGCCACTACCTCGCGTTCGTGCGGGACTCGCGCAACATGCGCGCGAGCCTGAACGTGCTGTTCGACGTGGAGGGGCTGGAGGTCTCGGCTCGCTGA
- a CDS encoding DUF1638 domain-containing protein — MRLKLIACEVMYRELCHVVASSPNTVDAQFVPKGLHDIGAAPMSERIQALVDTVDAARYEAVLLGYALCNNGLAGLTARDVPLVLPRGHDCITLFMGSRARYARYFHENPGVYFETTGWSERGRDAGELTQLSIQRRTGMDSTYEELARKYGEDNARYLYETLCDTTRNYRQYTYIAMGVGPEAQIEARVRQEAAERGWKFERMEGDLSLIRRLVDGPWDARDFLVVPPGSRIAASYGEEIVAAEENGT; from the coding sequence ATGCGTCTGAAGCTAATCGCCTGCGAGGTCATGTACCGCGAGTTGTGTCATGTGGTGGCGAGCTCGCCGAACACCGTGGACGCGCAGTTCGTGCCGAAGGGCCTGCACGACATCGGCGCTGCGCCGATGTCCGAGCGGATCCAGGCGCTCGTTGACACCGTCGATGCCGCCCGCTACGAGGCCGTGCTCCTCGGCTACGCGCTCTGCAACAACGGCCTGGCCGGGCTGACCGCGCGGGACGTTCCGCTCGTCCTTCCGCGCGGGCACGACTGCATCACCCTCTTCATGGGCAGCCGGGCCCGATACGCGCGCTACTTTCACGAGAACCCGGGCGTCTACTTCGAGACAACCGGGTGGTCGGAGCGGGGGCGCGATGCCGGCGAGCTCACGCAGCTCTCCATTCAGCGCAGGACGGGGATGGACAGCACCTACGAGGAGCTTGCGCGCAAGTATGGCGAGGACAACGCGCGCTACCTCTACGAGACGCTCTGCGACACGACCCGCAACTATCGCCAGTACACCTACATCGCGATGGGCGTGGGGCCGGAGGCGCAGATCGAGGCCAGGGTTCGGCAGGAAGCCGCGGAGCGCGGCTGGAAGTTCGAGCGGATGGAGGGCGACCTCTCTCTGATCCGCCGACTGGTCGACGGGCCATGGGACGCGCGCGACTTCCTGGTGGTGCCGCCCGGCAGCCGGATCGCTGCTTCGTATGGTGAGGAGATCGTGGCCGCCGAGGAGAACGGCACGTGA
- the mazG gene encoding nucleoside triphosphate pyrophosphohydrolase gives MITLIGLGPDGGEGMSVAARDALRAATRPFLRTARHPAALDLARLDIGFEAFDDLYESAETFDAVYDAIADRLLTEAARGDVAYAVPGHPLVAEESVRRLLARARAAGVLVRVAGSASFLEAALGALGVVVADGLLVLDALALPAMRPRPDLPTLLYQVYDRDIASAAKLALMEEYPDDWEVQVVRQAGVRGAEAVQTVALHRLDRVEVDHLTAVYVPALPPERRRPGFDDLVKVMARLRGEGGCPWDREQDHRTLTRYLVEESYEAIEAIEEDDLDALREELGDVLLQVVFHAQIEAEAGTWTARDVIGGIVEKLVRRHPHVFGDVGVSGADEVLRNWEKIKRAEKGAGWRESVLDGVPAGMPALVRALEISKRAVKVGFEWERFEDVLAKMEEETNELRQAVAQGDRAAVAAEVGDLLFTLVNVARWQKVDPEEALRGMVRRFSARFRHVEARAREQGHALTDMSLADLDALWDEAKRTQ, from the coding sequence ATGATCACCCTGATCGGCCTTGGGCCGGACGGCGGTGAAGGGATGTCGGTGGCCGCGCGCGACGCCCTGCGCGCGGCCACCCGGCCGTTTCTGCGCACGGCCCGGCATCCAGCCGCGCTGGACCTGGCGCGCCTCGACATCGGCTTCGAGGCCTTCGACGACCTCTATGAGTCCGCCGAGACCTTCGACGCCGTCTACGACGCCATCGCGGACCGGCTACTCACCGAGGCGGCTCGCGGCGATGTCGCCTATGCCGTCCCGGGGCACCCGCTCGTCGCCGAGGAGTCCGTGCGGCGCCTGTTGGCTCGTGCGCGAGCGGCCGGAGTGCTCGTGCGTGTTGCCGGATCGGCGAGTTTTCTGGAGGCCGCGCTCGGCGCGCTCGGCGTCGTGGTCGCCGACGGTCTGCTCGTGCTCGACGCGCTCGCGCTCCCGGCCATGCGGCCTCGCCCCGACCTCCCCACGCTCCTTTACCAGGTGTACGACCGCGACATCGCCTCGGCGGCCAAGCTGGCGCTGATGGAGGAGTACCCGGACGACTGGGAGGTGCAGGTCGTGCGCCAGGCTGGAGTCCGAGGGGCCGAGGCGGTCCAAACGGTTGCGCTGCACCGGCTGGATCGCGTCGAGGTGGACCACCTGACTGCGGTCTACGTGCCCGCCCTGCCACCGGAGCGGCGCCGCCCGGGCTTCGACGACCTGGTGAAGGTCATGGCCCGCCTGCGGGGGGAGGGCGGGTGTCCCTGGGATCGCGAGCAGGACCACCGCACGCTGACGCGGTACCTGGTGGAGGAGAGCTACGAGGCCATCGAGGCGATCGAGGAGGATGACCTGGACGCGCTGCGCGAGGAGCTGGGCGACGTGCTTTTGCAGGTCGTCTTTCACGCGCAGATCGAGGCCGAGGCAGGCACCTGGACCGCTCGCGACGTGATCGGCGGAATCGTTGAGAAGCTGGTGCGGCGACACCCGCACGTCTTCGGCGACGTCGGCGTGTCCGGCGCCGACGAGGTCCTGCGCAACTGGGAGAAGATCAAGCGCGCGGAGAAGGGCGCGGGATGGCGCGAGTCGGTGCTGGACGGCGTGCCGGCCGGCATGCCGGCGCTGGTGCGCGCTCTGGAGATCAGCAAGCGCGCCGTGAAGGTTGGCTTTGAGTGGGAGCGGTTCGAGGACGTGCTGGCCAAGATGGAGGAGGAGACGAACGAGCTCCGACAGGCCGTGGCGCAGGGGGACCGCGCCGCGGTGGCCGCCGAGGTCGGCGACCTGCTCTTCACGCTGGTCAACGTGGCGCGCTGGCAGAAGGTGGATCCCGAAGAGGCGCTGCGCGGTATGGTGCGGCGGTTCTCGGCGCGCTTCCGCCACGTGGAGGCGCGCGCTCGCGAGCAGGGCCACGCGCTGACCGATATGAGCCTCGCCGACCTCGACGCGCTGTGGGACGAGGCCAAACGCACGCAGTGA
- a CDS encoding peptidyl-prolyl cis-trans isomerase, whose product MKRIRALEAAGLFLGCMVALAGCGGGGKKIAARVNKDTITEEEFTSRVQQVDALSLGNSAQQGGPARAGDYALQSMITERLIMQLAADKKALPTDAQVTAYVEFAKKYPNIPGSMPRNPFRSDEEMRREARVDVALRGMAFGPLNITPQELQKKYDEVKSRLVERERYHLRIFESVSSAKAEEALDSLKKGVSFETVALTKSEDPRSRERSGDIGFVNDLQLPPALLAAVRNLKPGEFTQKVVKAALPPTGQPAVEGATPHFFLAQLVEKTPPRTAPMEEVRPLVETLVLQDKDPNAGQRVADQVREYTARADIQVNLKQYQDLVKRLKTAMQPAAPGAPAAPPGGVPAPGVGSPPPAGPTPLVPRTAPPGG is encoded by the coding sequence TTGAAACGGATTCGAGCTCTCGAGGCGGCCGGGCTGTTCCTGGGCTGCATGGTTGCGCTGGCCGGCTGCGGCGGAGGCGGCAAGAAGATCGCCGCGCGGGTGAACAAGGACACCATCACCGAGGAGGAGTTCACCAGCCGCGTTCAGCAGGTGGACGCGCTCTCCCTGGGCAATTCCGCGCAGCAGGGCGGCCCGGCCCGGGCTGGCGACTACGCGCTGCAGTCGATGATCACCGAGAGGCTGATCATGCAGCTCGCGGCCGACAAGAAGGCGCTGCCGACCGACGCGCAGGTCACCGCCTACGTCGAGTTCGCAAAGAAGTACCCCAACATCCCCGGCTCGATGCCGCGCAATCCCTTCCGCAGCGACGAGGAGATGCGGCGCGAGGCCCGCGTCGACGTGGCCCTCCGCGGCATGGCGTTCGGGCCGCTCAACATCACCCCGCAGGAGTTGCAGAAGAAGTACGATGAGGTGAAGTCGCGACTGGTGGAGCGCGAGCGCTACCACCTGCGCATCTTCGAGTCGGTCAGCAGCGCCAAGGCGGAGGAGGCGCTCGACAGCCTCAAGAAGGGCGTCTCCTTCGAGACCGTCGCCCTCACCAAGTCTGAGGACCCGCGCTCCCGAGAACGCAGTGGCGACATCGGCTTCGTCAACGACCTGCAGCTTCCGCCCGCCCTGCTGGCGGCCGTGCGGAACCTGAAGCCCGGCGAGTTTACGCAGAAGGTGGTGAAGGCCGCGCTGCCGCCCACGGGCCAGCCTGCGGTGGAGGGCGCCACGCCGCACTTCTTCCTGGCGCAACTCGTCGAGAAGACGCCGCCCCGCACCGCGCCCATGGAGGAGGTACGGCCACTCGTCGAGACGCTGGTGCTCCAGGACAAGGATCCCAACGCGGGGCAGCGCGTGGCCGACCAGGTGCGCGAGTACACCGCCAGGGCCGACATCCAGGTGAATCTCAAGCAGTACCAGGACCTCGTCAAGCGGCTGAAGACCGCGATGCAGCCGGCTGCGCCCGGAGCGCCCGCGGCACCGCCCGGCGGCGTACCGGCCCCCGGCGTCGGGTCTCCGCCTCCCGCCGGGCCGACGCCCCTCGTCCCGCGGACCGCGCCGCCGGGCGGGTAG
- a CDS encoding YebC/PmpR family DNA-binding transcriptional regulator → MSGHSKWHNIRLRKGKMDAERGAKFTKLAREIIVAAKTGGGNPEANLRLRLAIQKARENSMPQDKIKNAIQRGTGEVEGAVYEEIFYEGYGPGGVAIMIECATDNRNRTVADIRSILSKNGGHLGESGSVGWMFNAPQGLVVVSRGATDEDALIDAALEAGADDVRATDEAFEVYTDSGSLGRVVDALEQGGIKPQSSEIARVPNNTVRVDGKDAQQVLRLMDLLDEHDDVQRVFANFDIPDEVLETAAR, encoded by the coding sequence GTGTCCGGACATTCGAAATGGCACAATATCCGCCTGCGGAAGGGCAAGATGGACGCCGAGCGCGGCGCCAAGTTCACCAAGCTGGCCCGCGAGATCATCGTCGCCGCCAAGACGGGCGGCGGCAACCCGGAAGCGAACCTTCGGCTGCGCCTCGCCATCCAGAAGGCCCGCGAGAACTCGATGCCCCAGGACAAGATCAAGAACGCGATCCAGCGGGGCACCGGCGAGGTCGAAGGCGCCGTCTACGAGGAGATCTTCTACGAAGGGTACGGTCCCGGCGGCGTGGCGATCATGATCGAGTGCGCCACGGACAACCGGAACCGCACCGTGGCCGACATCCGTAGCATCTTGAGCAAGAACGGCGGCCATCTCGGCGAGAGCGGCTCGGTCGGCTGGATGTTCAACGCTCCGCAGGGCCTGGTCGTCGTCTCGCGGGGCGCGACCGATGAGGACGCGCTGATCGACGCCGCGCTCGAGGCGGGGGCCGACGACGTGCGGGCCACCGACGAGGCCTTCGAGGTCTACACGGATTCCGGCTCGCTGGGTCGCGTCGTTGACGCGCTCGAGCAGGGCGGCATCAAGCCGCAGTCCTCCGAGATCGCCCGCGTGCCCAACAACACGGTCCGCGTCGACGGCAAGGACGCGCAACAGGTGCTGCGCCTGATGGACCTTCTTGACGAGCACGACGACGTTCAGCGCGTGTTCGCGAACTTTGATATTCCCGACGAGGTGCTGGAGACGGCGGCGCGCTGA
- a CDS encoding tetratricopeptide repeat protein yields MSTLHRLAGALALAASLCGAPIRPAAAAVRLDATIGLGGVARHGEWTPVSVRVSGSYRSVPAQLRATLLTPGSDTPITSYVAAVQLHAGRIDERHTLYVPAPYPAGAAAVRVTLAAAGRTVASQDLPAPRLVSNPLLVALTENGSGLAGLGDAAIGAAPRAVPPWQRQAGARYNASVVHPSPETLPDSPIGYAAADAVVLGDLLPDRLTDAQWSAITDWVRGGGLLVVCGGPDLGRLQAAAVRDLLPMSPADVRPAPRLSGLAYRYGSAPDARGAPVVTGALRPDATLIATQGALTLVCWRRLGSGAVAFTAFDATASAFARWPARGALWTELLLLARTDWPVGDGVRQAATSAAAGAYRSAEIGRLLDALAGRQAATAPSVAEVGGFLLLYIVLLVPVNYWILKRLDRKELAWFTAIGVVALFSTGAYAVGRTVKGSSLGLRYATVLDAAPGEPEAQAYTVATIYSPEQRRYDLSADMPGAGAMEVTGSVAGTRPTRETAAVDFGDRSTTVRGATVRMWDYRAFGFFGRAPLGGTLGGSLTPLGQGRLRVSIRNATRRTLRDCTLWTGERIGTLAPGAAWRGEVMWRPEGNASPVDLTLPTGPEGPGRDGAIARALREITREGAWSPPAVAAGPGVLVASPGLTAWIDDAVVGLSLSGGRAIPEGATLLVLHLGPPPIGAAPVMSTAPFPAGGDPFDGGPAGRRLGPAPGPVYRGAGRLPGDAQLGLDGPRAMGGAMAAPPASLSSDAMNRLAADLADQGRLDEALGAARQALAMAPNDGAVLFQLGEIQARRGDAREALRCYERAASTLPGTAAGGARLRSAQVLARLGRRDEAVKRLRALARDARSPWAAEASRDLDALAPQAADDRRPGGSEPSGLLPQPIGP; encoded by the coding sequence ATGTCCACGTTGCACCGCCTCGCCGGCGCCCTGGCGCTAGCCGCCTCCCTCTGTGGCGCGCCGATCCGCCCGGCCGCGGCCGCCGTGCGCCTTGACGCCACGATCGGGCTTGGCGGTGTCGCGCGACACGGCGAGTGGACCCCCGTCTCCGTGCGCGTCTCGGGCAGCTACCGCAGCGTTCCCGCGCAGCTCCGCGCGACCCTGCTGACGCCCGGCTCGGACACGCCCATCACGAGCTACGTCGCTGCCGTGCAGCTTCACGCCGGCCGCATCGACGAGCGGCACACGCTCTACGTGCCGGCCCCCTACCCGGCCGGCGCGGCGGCCGTCCGCGTGACGCTCGCGGCCGCCGGACGGACCGTCGCCAGCCAGGATCTTCCGGCTCCGCGCCTGGTGAGTAACCCGCTCCTCGTGGCGCTGACGGAGAACGGGAGCGGCCTGGCCGGCCTCGGCGACGCCGCCATCGGCGCGGCGCCGCGCGCCGTCCCACCCTGGCAGCGCCAGGCTGGCGCCCGGTACAACGCCTCCGTCGTGCACCCGAGCCCCGAGACGCTACCGGACTCGCCCATCGGCTATGCCGCAGCCGACGCCGTCGTGCTCGGCGACCTCCTTCCAGACCGCCTCACCGACGCCCAGTGGAGCGCCATCACCGACTGGGTACGCGGCGGTGGGTTGCTCGTCGTCTGCGGCGGGCCCGATCTGGGCCGTCTGCAGGCGGCTGCCGTGCGCGACCTGCTGCCGATGTCGCCCGCCGACGTCCGACCGGCGCCGCGCCTCTCGGGGCTGGCGTACCGCTACGGCTCGGCGCCCGACGCGCGCGGCGCGCCGGTGGTCACCGGCGCCCTCCGCCCCGACGCCACCCTGATCGCGACCCAGGGCGCGCTAACGCTGGTCTGCTGGCGCCGACTCGGCTCGGGCGCCGTCGCGTTCACCGCCTTCGACGCGACCGCCTCCGCGTTCGCGCGATGGCCCGCCCGCGGCGCCCTATGGACGGAGTTGCTCCTGCTCGCGCGCACCGACTGGCCCGTGGGGGATGGGGTTCGCCAGGCCGCCACCAGCGCGGCGGCAGGCGCCTATCGCAGCGCCGAGATCGGGCGCCTGCTGGACGCGCTCGCCGGCAGACAGGCGGCCACGGCGCCGAGCGTGGCCGAGGTCGGCGGTTTCCTGCTCCTCTACATCGTGCTCCTGGTCCCGGTGAACTACTGGATCCTGAAGCGGCTCGACCGCAAGGAGCTCGCCTGGTTCACCGCCATCGGCGTCGTCGCGCTCTTCTCCACGGGCGCTTACGCCGTCGGGCGCACCGTCAAGGGCAGCAGCCTCGGCCTGCGCTATGCCACCGTACTCGACGCCGCGCCGGGGGAGCCCGAGGCCCAGGCCTACACCGTCGCCACGATCTACTCCCCCGAGCAGCGCCGCTACGACCTTTCCGCCGACATGCCGGGGGCCGGGGCGATGGAGGTTACCGGTTCCGTGGCGGGCACGCGGCCGACACGCGAGACCGCCGCGGTGGATTTCGGCGATCGATCGACGACGGTGCGGGGCGCCACCGTCCGAATGTGGGACTACCGGGCGTTCGGCTTCTTCGGCCGCGCTCCACTCGGAGGCACGCTCGGCGGCTCGCTGACGCCGCTGGGCCAGGGCCGCCTGCGCGTGTCGATCCGCAACGCCACGCGCCGCACGCTGCGCGACTGCACCCTGTGGACGGGAGAGCGCATCGGCACGCTCGCTCCGGGAGCCGCATGGCGCGGCGAGGTGATGTGGCGCCCCGAAGGAAACGCCTCGCCGGTCGACCTCACGCTTCCGACCGGCCCCGAGGGGCCTGGCCGCGATGGGGCCATCGCCCGGGCGCTCCGGGAGATAACGCGAGAAGGGGCATGGAGCCCCCCGGCCGTGGCGGCCGGACCGGGGGTGCTGGTGGCGTCGCCGGGGCTGACCGCCTGGATCGACGATGCGGTGGTCGGTCTGTCGCTCTCCGGCGGGAGGGCCATACCGGAGGGCGCCACGCTGCTGGTTCTCCATCTCGGCCCGCCGCCGATCGGCGCCGCCCCTGTGATGTCGACCGCGCCATTTCCAGCCGGGGGCGACCCGTTCGACGGCGGGCCGGCCGGGCGACGCCTGGGCCCTGCGCCGGGGCCGGTCTACCGCGGCGCGGGCAGGCTCCCAGGGGACGCGCAGCTCGGCCTGGACGGCCCGAGGGCGATGGGCGGGGCGATGGCCGCGCCTCCGGCGTCCCTCAGTTCTGATGCCATGAACCGGCTGGCGGCCGATCTGGCCGACCAGGGCCGCCTGGACGAGGCGCTCGGAGCGGCCCGGCAGGCGCTGGCGATGGCGCCCAACGACGGCGCGGTGCTCTTCCAGCTCGGCGAGATCCAGGCGCGCCGCGGCGACGCACGCGAGGCGCTCCGCTGCTACGAGCGCGCGGCGAGCACGCTCCCGGGCACCGCGGCCGGCGGCGCACGCTTGCGCTCGGCGCAGGTGCTCGCGCGGCTCGGACGTCGTGACGAGGCTGTGAAGCGTCTGCGCGCGCTGGCCCGCGACGCGCGCAGCCCCTGGGCAGCCGAGGCGAGCCGCGACCTCGACGCGCTCGCGCCCCAGGCCGCCGACGACCGGCGGCCCGGCGGAAGCGAACCGTCGGGCCTGCTCCCGCAGCCCATCGGCCCCTGA